The genomic DNA CGAGGACGTCGCTGATCGCAGGACCATAATGTTCCCGGTTCTGTTCGTAATCCTCGCCTAACTGGTGCAACATTTCGTACTGCATCAGGCTCAAGTGCTCTTCCAGGATCGAATCAAATTCGGATGGCAGTGGACATTCTCGAATCGGAGCACCAGCGGCGTTCAGTTCATCGGAAGCCATTGTGAGCGCCTGTTGCATTTCGGGTTCCGCACGCGCTGAGAAAAAACCGGAAAGCCAGCCGATCCGCGGTGGTTCGATCACCGGCTCCACGAGTAATGGCAGATATGTCGCCTGGTCGGTCATACAGTCCAGCATGATAACCAGGTCAACCACGGTTTGGGCAATCGGTCCGACATGATCCAGATGATCCGAGAGCAGGATGACGCCATTTCGGTCAACCATTCCAAATGTGGGCTTCAGCCCGGCAACTCCGCAATACGCAGCCGGGCGAATGATGGAGCCTCCGGTCTGGGTGCCCACTGCAGCCAGGCACATGCCTGCAGCGACAGCGGCGGCAGAACCACTTGACGAACCACCAGGCGTGTGTGCCTTGTTCCAGGGGTTACGCGTAGGGGGCGGATCAAAACTGGCAAGTTGCGTCGTCACTGTTTTGCCGGGAAAGACAGCACCTTCCAGCCGCAAATTAGCGACCAGTCTCGCGTCCTGGGAGGCAGGGGTCTCGTCGCGCGATTCCAGCCCGGCCCGGGTGGGCATACCTTTGACATCGATGATGTCCTTGATGCCGACGGGGATGCCATGCAGCGGACCCCGCCAGACGCCTCGTTGAATTTCCGCGTCCAGTTCATCAGCCTGTTGGAAGGCGGACTCGCGATCAAGGTAAGCCCAGGCGTGGATGACATCTTCTTCCGCATCGATTTTTCGGAAGCACTGTTCCAGAAGTTCGCGGCACGAGAGCGTGCCTGCCTTGAGGGCCTGTTGTGTGTCTGCGATGGTTTGAGGTGGTGTCTGGAACAGATTCATAATCGGTTTCTGATATATGGGTGCGGATTATCACAGGTTTTTTTGATTTTCAATGATTCCGGGTCGGAAATCAAATGGCAGTGGGTTGACGATTGGAAAATTAGCTCCATAATGCATGGTTCACGCGTTGATACGCTATCAATTCAGGGGCGGAATGCTGTCCCCGAGTATGGTGGGGTAGTCGTTGACCGGGTCAGATCTTAACCGAAGCAGCCCACAGCGGTTTATTCCAGGTGTACGAGGGGGCAGTATTTCGCCCCTGTTTTTATTTCCCGTGTCGATTCGCGATGCAGATCTCAATCAGGGCTACTCTCTCACTGGATAAACAGCCCGGAGTCTCCTATTGTAGATGTTTGAGCAGTCAGACGATTGCCGTTTGCCAAACAATGCCTCTATTTGATTTCGATCTCTGAAGTTACGCATGTCCAAACAATCACTACAGTACACCGTGCTGGCCCGTCGTTTTCGCCCGCAAAACTTCTCGGAAGTGGTGGGACAGGAAATGGTCGCCCGGGCGCTGCAGAACGCCATCCGGGGAGACCGGGTTGCCCACGCCTACCTGTTTACCGGTGCCCGCGGAGTCGGTAAAACGTCGATGGCCCGAATTTTAGCCAAGGCGCTGAACTGTCCCAACACGCAGGATGGAATTCCCTGCGGCGAGTGCGAAATCTGTCAGAACATCGCGACAGGCAGCGATGTCGACGTACTGGAAATCGATGGTGCCTCGAACCGCGGGATTGATGATATCCGATCTCTGCGGGCCAATGTCAATGTGCGTTCGATGCGATCGAAATACAAGATCTACATCATCGACGAAGTGCACATGCTGACGAAAGAGGCCTTCAACGCGCTGCTGAAAACGCTGGAAGAGCCGCCTCCGAACGTTAAATTCATCTTCTGTACAACCGAGCCGAACAAGTTACCCGATACGATTCTGTCCCGTTGTCAGCGGTTCGATTTCGGATATATCGAAGAGACAAGTATCTGTGAGCGACTCAGGCAGATTGCGGAAGCAGAAGGGGTCACGGTTGCCGATGATGCCATCCAACTGGTTGCCCGGCGGGCCGGCGGTTCAATGCGTGACAGCCAGTCCATTTTTGACCAGCTGCTTTCGTTTGGTGAAGATAAACTGACTGCAGAAGGCGTGCACCGTATTCTGGGGACTGCCAGTGATGAGCGTTTGATTGAACTGCTGGATGCGTTGATGCAGCAAAAGCGGGATGTGGCGCTCTCACTGTTTGATGCGGCCCTGACCTCAGGCGTGCAGCTCAATGAGCTGGTTGATCAGCTCCTGAATTACCTGCGCGATCTGTCGGTCGTGGCGAGTGGCGCCAATGATGTTACGCTGCTGGCCATCTCGGAAAATAATCGGGAGAGCCTGCAACGACAGGCAGAGGTCTGGGGGATTCATACCTGTCTGGCCGCGTTTCAGGTATTGAATGAATCGCGGAATAAAATGTTCCGCGCCAGCCATGGTCGTGCCCTGGTCGAGCTGGCGTTGATCCGGATGTCTCTGCTGGAAGACCTCGACCAGTTGTGTGCGTTTGTGAAATCAGGAGGGGCTGTGCCAGCGATGGCAGCCGCTCCCCCTCCCGCGGTCTCCGCAGCCCCGGTTTCGGCTCCCGCTCCCCCTCCCCGGGAAGCCCCTTCCCGTCCGGAACCAGCTCCTCAACCGGCTGTCGATCAAAAAAAAATTGAAAAAAAAAATGAAAATCAATCGGTTGTAGCGTCAAATTCAATTGAAAGCACTCCTCCTGCCCGGGATTTGATTCCACTACGGGCTGGGATGGAAAGTTTACTGTTGTCGCAACTTATTGAAAATACAGGGGATCTGTTGAAAGACTCCCTGAAGGGAGTGGCGTCAATAGCAATTTCTGGGCCGAAACAGCTGGATTTACAATTCTCCAAGAGCTATAATTTCGCAAAACAATACTGCGAACGACCTGAGATGTTGGTCAAACTCGAAGCAGCATTGGAAAAACTGACAGGAGAGCGGGCCAAGATCCGCCTGATTGTTCAGGAGCCAGCAGAGGCTGAAGAGGCCGCAGATGAAAATAACACACTGGCACAAAAAAAACGGGTAGAAAAACGAGATCTGGCACCTGCTGGAGATGAATTTCTGCAAGAGGCTCTGACTGTGTTTAATGCCCAGAGCGTGCGAGTGGATGTCTTAAAAGTCAAAACGGAAGAGAAAAAAGAGGAATCATAGCCATGTTTAAAGGACTGGGAAATCTGGCCGGCATGATGAAGCAGTTTTCGGAAATGCAGGGACGGATGCAGGAAATGCAGGACAAACTGGCCAAGCTGAAGTTCGAAGGCGCCGCAGGTGGTGGCATGGTGACTGTAGAAGCAAACGGCCAGCAGAAAATTCTGGGTGTCACCATTGATCAGACACTGATGGAGAGCGGTGATAAGGAAATGCTGGAAGATCTGGTTACCGCAGCAACCAATGCCGCTCTCGATAAAGCCCGCGAAGGCGCAGCGGAAGAAATGGCTCAAATCACAGGAGGTCTGAATATCCCCGGTCTCGATGAGGCATTGTCCAAGTTCAATCCCAATTCATAGGCTGAGGGGCTCCTCCCCCTGATTTCCAGCCAGGCTCGCTGGTTCTCGTTCATCGATTTCTCATTTTAAAGAGTTCACTTTTATGTCGTTTCGTGGAAGAGAGAATCAGTCTCATCCTTACGGTTCCAGCGTGGGGCAATTGATTGACCAGTTTGCTACGCTGCCCGGAATCGGTCGCAAGTCGGCGGAACGTCTGGCACACTATGTCCTCTCGATTCCTGAGGCCGAGGCGCGTCAACTGGCAGATGCCATCATTGCCGTAAAACAGGCGATTCATCCCTGCAAGATCTGCTTCAACCTGACCGAACACGAAGTCTGCAGTATCTGTGCGGATCCGCGACGGGATAAAAAACTGGTCTGCGTTGTCGAGCAGCCCCGGGATGTGGTTTCTCTGGAAGCCACCAGTTCATTTCAAGGTGTGTATCATGTGCTGCAGGGGCGAATTTCTCCCCTGGAAGGAGTCGGTCCCGATGATTTGACGATCAATGCCCTGGTGCGACGTGTGAAGCAGGATGGTGTTCAGGAAATTATTATGGCTACCAATCCGACCCTGGAAGGGGACGGGACTGCGCTCTACATTTCGAATCTGCTCGAACACGAAAATGTGGAAATTACCAGGCTGGCGCGCGGAATTGCTTCCGGGAGCGTCCTGGAATTTGCGAATAAAGAGATGTTGGCGGATGCCTTGCAGGGACGACAAAGGTTCTAGGTTTTCATTTTCATTTGTTTCTTTAACAACCATGATGAGTTTGAATTCGGATAATATATGCATCTGAATATTTCACAACAAATGAAACTGGGCCAGCAGATGAAGCTGGCTCCCCGGATGATCCAGTCCATGGAAATTCTGCAGCTCCCGTTACAGGCGCTGGAGGAACGCATTGACCAGGAGCTGGCAGAGAACGTCTGCCTGGAACGCGTCAGCGATACTGAAGGGACAACCGATACCGAAACGGAACTGATGCGGAGTCAGGCTGACGACGATGCCAACAGTTACAAGCTCGACGAAAAAGAGATGGTCGCCGGCAACGAAACCAACAACGAGTCCGATTTCGAACGGCTGCTCGAGATGGCAGAACAGTGGCCGGAAGACAATGTGACTTCCGCGACCAAGCCTTCGTCGAACCGGATCAGCGAAGACATCGAACGCAACAACGATGCGGTCGCCAATATTTCAGAACGCCAGCAGACCATTAATGAATACCTGTTGGAACAGTTTCATTACTTTTCCTGCTCTCACGAGATCAAGGACTTCGGCGAATATCTGATTCAGAACCTCGACCATAATGGTCGGCTGCAAAGTTCCCTGCCCGAGATCGTGCAGGTCTATGGAAAATCAATCTCGCAGGAAGAGGCCGAGACCGCCCTGCACCTCATTCAGAAATGCGATCCTCCTGGCGTGGGGGCGCGGGATCTGAAAGAGTGTCTGCTCCTGCAACTCAAACCGGATGCACCCTATCGCGACGTGCTGGTCACCCTGATCACGTCACACCTGGAAGATCTGGGGCAGAACCGGTTACCCGTCATCCAGCGTAAGACCGGCTATTCGATCGATACCATCAAAAATGCGATGTCCTATCTGCGTTACCTGGATCCATTCCCGGGACGTGGATTTGAATCGGAGCCGGTGTTGAAAGTGACGCCGGATGTCTTTGTCAAAAAAGACGAAAACGGCAAGTATGTGGTCGAACTTGAGAATGAGTACACGCCACCACTGCGGATCAGCCGACATTACGCGCAACTGCTCCGCAATAAAAATGACGATCAGACCAAAGACTACATCAAGAAAAAGATCGATGCCGCCAAATGGTTGATTGAAGCCATCGAACAGCGGCACAGCACTTTGAAACGCGTGGCGCAGGCGATTGTCGATTTCCAGACCGACTTCCTTGATAACGGTCCGGAATACATCGTCCCCCTTAAAATGCAGCAGATTGCAGATGTGGTGGGCGTACACGTCACGACGGTCTCGCGTGCCGTCGATGATAAATGGATCCAGACGCCGCGTGGCTTGTATCCTCTCAAGCGTTTCTTTGGCGGCGGTACCAAGACCTCCGACGGGGAAGACGTGGCCTGGGGCATTATCCGTCTCAAGATGAAAGAGATCATCGATGGAGAAGACAAAAGCAAACCGCTCAGTGATGATGCTTTAGTCGATGCCCTGGCGAAGGAAGGTTACAACCTCGCGCGACGAACTGTGACCAAATATCGCAAAGCGATGAATATCCCCTCATCTCGACAGCGGCGTGAGTATTAAGCGGTCACCACTTCAGAGTTGATGCTGCCAGCCACTTCGTTCCAGCGAAACGCGGGAACCGTCGGGCTGTTGCAGAAACGCTCCCTGCCCTGAGTTGATTTCACCCAGGTGCGTTAGTGGGATTGAGAGCGGGTTTTGTTCGAGCAGCTGTTGTCCGTCTTCAGGTGAGACGGTAAAGAGCAATTCGAAGTCTTCACCGTCGGAAAGTGCCTTCTGCAGACGCTCTGCTTCAGTCAGTACGCCAGAAAGACAGGCGTTGATGGGAATCTGCTCTGAGTGGATAATGGCTCCCACGCCTGATTCAGTCGTAATATGCTGCAGATCGGAAGCCAGACCATCGCTGACGTCGATCATCGCGTGCAGGGACACCGTTTCCCTGAGGAGCAAAGCTTCCCTGATGCGTGGCGTAAAGGTCAGGTGATGTGACGCCAGGCTGCCTCCCAGAGCGCCGGTAACGAAGATCCAGTCCCCGTCACGGGCGTTGGAACGTGTTATCGACTGCTGAGTCGGAGCCATTCCCATGACCGCGACGTTGATCACCAGTGGACCGTCCCAGGTGTTCGTGTCGCCGCCGATGACCACAACGTGAAATTCTCTGGCCAGATCAATCAGTCCCTGCATGACAGACTTGGCAAATTCAGCACCCCGCGAACGGGGTAACGCCAGACTGACGAGAGCGGAATGCGGTTCTCCCGCCATCGCGGCGATGTCACTGAGATTCACTGCCAGCGATTTGCGGCCGGCCAGTTCAGGAGTCGCAGGAGGAAACGTGAAATGCGTCCCTTCCATTAACATGTCGGTTGCCAGCAGCAGTTCCCAGCCCGCCTGCGGTTGCACAATGGCTGTATCATCGCCGATGCTCTGCAGATCATGCGGAGGAGTCGGACAACGTGTCTGGATCCATTTGATCAGATCAAATTCGTGGAAAGCGGCAGCCATAGGTGATTCTAAAAGCGGGGCTGGTTGGACTGTAAATCGAGTCTATGTGAGTTCGACAACGAAGCTCATCATATCAGACAAGAGCCCTGCCTGGCGAGTCGGTGA from Gimesia sp. includes the following:
- a CDS encoding amidase — its product is MNLFQTPPQTIADTQQALKAGTLSCRELLEQCFRKIDAEEDVIHAWAYLDRESAFQQADELDAEIQRGVWRGPLHGIPVGIKDIIDVKGMPTRAGLESRDETPASQDARLVANLRLEGAVFPGKTVTTQLASFDPPPTRNPWNKAHTPGGSSSGSAAAVAAGMCLAAVGTQTGGSIIRPAAYCGVAGLKPTFGMVDRNGVILLSDHLDHVGPIAQTVVDLVIMLDCMTDQATYLPLLVEPVIEPPRIGWLSGFFSARAEPEMQQALTMASDELNAAGAPIRECPLPSEFDSILEEHLSLMQYEMLHQLGEDYEQNREHYGPAISDVLEAGRGVSQERYQACLDYQNTISQIMRRCFARSEILISPATFGAAPDTTTTGNPGMNAPWSLTGFPTITIPVAVSETGLPLGIQITGHPDKFDDLLKAAQWCENVLRPGYLEQIKQG
- the dnaX gene encoding DNA polymerase III subunit gamma/tau: MSKQSLQYTVLARRFRPQNFSEVVGQEMVARALQNAIRGDRVAHAYLFTGARGVGKTSMARILAKALNCPNTQDGIPCGECEICQNIATGSDVDVLEIDGASNRGIDDIRSLRANVNVRSMRSKYKIYIIDEVHMLTKEAFNALLKTLEEPPPNVKFIFCTTEPNKLPDTILSRCQRFDFGYIEETSICERLRQIAEAEGVTVADDAIQLVARRAGGSMRDSQSIFDQLLSFGEDKLTAEGVHRILGTASDERLIELLDALMQQKRDVALSLFDAALTSGVQLNELVDQLLNYLRDLSVVASGANDVTLLAISENNRESLQRQAEVWGIHTCLAAFQVLNESRNKMFRASHGRALVELALIRMSLLEDLDQLCAFVKSGGAVPAMAAAPPPAVSAAPVSAPAPPPREAPSRPEPAPQPAVDQKKIEKKNENQSVVASNSIESTPPARDLIPLRAGMESLLLSQLIENTGDLLKDSLKGVASIAISGPKQLDLQFSKSYNFAKQYCERPEMLVKLEAALEKLTGERAKIRLIVQEPAEAEEAADENNTLAQKKRVEKRDLAPAGDEFLQEALTVFNAQSVRVDVLKVKTEEKKEES
- the rpoN gene encoding RNA polymerase factor sigma-54 encodes the protein MHLNISQQMKLGQQMKLAPRMIQSMEILQLPLQALEERIDQELAENVCLERVSDTEGTTDTETELMRSQADDDANSYKLDEKEMVAGNETNNESDFERLLEMAEQWPEDNVTSATKPSSNRISEDIERNNDAVANISERQQTINEYLLEQFHYFSCSHEIKDFGEYLIQNLDHNGRLQSSLPEIVQVYGKSISQEEAETALHLIQKCDPPGVGARDLKECLLLQLKPDAPYRDVLVTLITSHLEDLGQNRLPVIQRKTGYSIDTIKNAMSYLRYLDPFPGRGFESEPVLKVTPDVFVKKDENGKYVVELENEYTPPLRISRHYAQLLRNKNDDQTKDYIKKKIDAAKWLIEAIEQRHSTLKRVAQAIVDFQTDFLDNGPEYIVPLKMQQIADVVGVHVTTVSRAVDDKWIQTPRGLYPLKRFFGGGTKTSDGEDVAWGIIRLKMKEIIDGEDKSKPLSDDALVDALAKEGYNLARRTVTKYRKAMNIPSSRQRREY
- the recR gene encoding recombination mediator RecR, translating into MSFRGRENQSHPYGSSVGQLIDQFATLPGIGRKSAERLAHYVLSIPEAEARQLADAIIAVKQAIHPCKICFNLTEHEVCSICADPRRDKKLVCVVEQPRDVVSLEATSSFQGVYHVLQGRISPLEGVGPDDLTINALVRRVKQDGVQEIIMATNPTLEGDGTALYISNLLEHENVEITRLARGIASGSVLEFANKEMLADALQGRQRF
- a CDS encoding YbaB/EbfC family nucleoid-associated protein encodes the protein MFKGLGNLAGMMKQFSEMQGRMQEMQDKLAKLKFEGAAGGGMVTVEANGQQKILGVTIDQTLMESGDKEMLEDLVTAATNAALDKAREGAAEEMAQITGGLNIPGLDEALSKFNPNS
- the thiL gene encoding thiamine-phosphate kinase; translated protein: MAAAFHEFDLIKWIQTRCPTPPHDLQSIGDDTAIVQPQAGWELLLATDMLMEGTHFTFPPATPELAGRKSLAVNLSDIAAMAGEPHSALVSLALPRSRGAEFAKSVMQGLIDLAREFHVVVIGGDTNTWDGPLVINVAVMGMAPTQQSITRSNARDGDWIFVTGALGGSLASHHLTFTPRIREALLLRETVSLHAMIDVSDGLASDLQHITTESGVGAIIHSEQIPINACLSGVLTEAERLQKALSDGEDFELLFTVSPEDGQQLLEQNPLSIPLTHLGEINSGQGAFLQQPDGSRVSLERSGWQHQL